The Pseudomonas sp. PDM14 genomic interval TCTTCGCCGAGCAGCCAGGCGTCCATCACCTGCTTGACCACCGGCGCGGCAACGCCGGAGCCGGACTCGCCGTTCTCCACCATCACCGCCACGGCGATCTTCGGCGCCTCGGCCGGGGCGAAGCCGACGAACAGGGCGTGGTCGCGGTGGCGCTCGTTGACCTTGGAACGGTCGTACTTCTCACCCTGCTTGATCGCCACCACCTGCGCCGTGCCGCTCTTGCCGGCGATGCGGTACAGGGCGGTGTCGCCGACCTTGCGCGCGGTGCCGCGCGGACCATGCATCACCTGCTCCATGCCGAAGCGGCCGTAGTCCCAGGACTTCGGATCGCGCATGACGATGTCGGCCGGATTTGCCGGCGCCTCGAGCAGGCCCTCGGCCACCATCTGCTGCGGAGTCTTGTTCTCGGCACTCTGCAGCAGGTGCGGGCGAATCCACTTGCCGCGGGTGGCCATCAGCGCCGTGGCCTGGGCCAGTTGCAACGGCGTGGCCTGCATGTAGCCCTGGCCGATGCCGAGGATCAGCGTCTCGCCCGGGTACCAGGCCTGGCGGTAGCGCGCGCGCTTCCACTCGCGCGAGGGCATCAGCCCCGGCGACTCCTCGAACATGTCCAGCGAGACCTTCTGGCCGAAGCCGAAACGGCTCATGTAGTCGTGCATGCGGTCGATGCCCATCTTGTGGGCGAGGTCGTAAAAGTAGGTGTCGTTGGAGCGCATGATCGCCATCTCCATGTTCACCCAGCCGTCCCCGGTACGGTTCCAGTTACGGTATTTGTGGTCGTAGTTGGGCAACTGATAAAAGCCTGGGTCGAACACCCGCGTCGCCGGTGTCACGGCACCGGCATCGAGACCGGACACGGCGACCATCGGCTTGATCGTCGACCCCGGCGGATACAGCCCGCGCAGCACGCGGTTGTACAGCGGCCGGTCGATCGAGTCGCGCAGGTCGGCATAGGCCTGGAAGCCGATGCCGGTGACGAACGGGTTGGGGTCGAAGCTTGGCCGGCTGACCATCGCCAGCACTTCGCCGGTCGACGGTTCGATCGCCACCACGGCGCCGCGACGGCCGTCCAGCGCCGCCTCGGCGGCTTCCTGCAGCTTGACGTCGAGGGTCAGAATCAGGTCCATGCCCGGCTTCGGGTCGGTGCGTTTGAGCACACGCAGCACGCGCCCGCGGGCGTTGGTTTCGACTTCCTCGTAACCCACCTCACCGTGCAGCTGGTCCTCGTAGAACCGCTCGATGCCGGTCTTGCCGATGTGGTGAGTGCCACTGTAGTTGACCGGGTCGAGTTCCTTGAGCTCCTTCTCGTTGATCCGCCCGACATAGCCGACCGAGTGAGCGAAGTGCTCCTTCTGCGGGTAGTGGCGCACCAGCTGGGCAGCCACATCCACGCCGGGCAGGCGGAACTGGTTCACCGCGATACGGGCGATCTGCTCCTCGGACAGCTCGAAGAGGATCGGCACCGGCTCGAACGGGCGTCGGCCCTGGCGCATGCGTCGCTCGAACAGGGCGCGGTCGTCCGCGGTCAGCTCCAGCACCTCGACGATCACGTCGAGCACCTGCTCCCATTCGCCGGCGCGCTCGCGGGTCAGGGTCAGACTGAAGCTCGGCCGGTTGTCGGCGATGATCACCCCGTTGCGGTCGAAGATCAGCCCGCGGGTCGGCGGAATCGGCTGCACGTGGACGCGGTTGTTCTCCGACAGGGTCGAGTGGTACTCGTACTGGATCACCTGCAGGTAGTACATGCGCGCGATCAGCACGCAGGTCAGCAGCAGCACGACCACGGCGCCGACCACCACGCGCCGCCTTACCAGGCGGGCATCCTTCTCGTGGTCCTTCAGGCGGATCGGCTGCGGCATCTGCGACTACTTACTCGATGGCGTTCTATTTGTGGTACGGATGGCCGGACAGCACCGTCCAGGCGCGGTAGATCTGCTCGCCGATGAGGATGCGCACCAGCGGATGCGGCAACGTCAGGGGCGACAGCGACCAGCGCTGCTCGCTGCGCGCGCAGACCTCCGGCGCCAGCCCCTCGGGGCCGCCGACCATGAGGTTGACGGTGCGTGCATCCAGGCGCCAGCGATCCAGTTCGGCCGCCAGCTGCTCAGTGCTCCACGGCTTGCCCGTCACCTCCAGGGTGACGATG includes:
- the mrdA gene encoding penicillin-binding protein 2, which gives rise to MPQPIRLKDHEKDARLVRRRVVVGAVVVLLLTCVLIARMYYLQVIQYEYHSTLSENNRVHVQPIPPTRGLIFDRNGVIIADNRPSFSLTLTRERAGEWEQVLDVIVEVLELTADDRALFERRMRQGRRPFEPVPILFELSEEQIARIAVNQFRLPGVDVAAQLVRHYPQKEHFAHSVGYVGRINEKELKELDPVNYSGTHHIGKTGIERFYEDQLHGEVGYEEVETNARGRVLRVLKRTDPKPGMDLILTLDVKLQEAAEAALDGRRGAVVAIEPSTGEVLAMVSRPSFDPNPFVTGIGFQAYADLRDSIDRPLYNRVLRGLYPPGSTIKPMVAVSGLDAGAVTPATRVFDPGFYQLPNYDHKYRNWNRTGDGWVNMEMAIMRSNDTYFYDLAHKMGIDRMHDYMSRFGFGQKVSLDMFEESPGLMPSREWKRARYRQAWYPGETLILGIGQGYMQATPLQLAQATALMATRGKWIRPHLLQSAENKTPQQMVAEGLLEAPANPADIVMRDPKSWDYGRFGMEQVMHGPRGTARKVGDTALYRIAGKSGTAQVVAIKQGEKYDRSKVNERHRDHALFVGFAPAEAPKIAVAVMVENGESGSGVAAPVVKQVMDAWLLGEDGLLKPEYRPPQPAPTTSVSP
- the rlmH gene encoding 23S rRNA (pseudouridine(1915)-N(3))-methyltransferase RlmH, producing the protein MRIKLIAVGSRMPRWVEDGWQEYAKRLPAELALDLVEIPLTTRGKNADVARMIRQEGEAMLAKVQPGERIVTLEVTGKPWSTEQLAAELDRWRLDARTVNLMVGGPEGLAPEVCARSEQRWSLSPLTLPHPLVRILIGEQIYRAWTVLSGHPYHK